The DNA window GTTCTTTTGCTTGTATTTTTACATTAGTATATATATCATTAAAGTAATAATATATAGACATATAATACAACTTTGCTTAAGAGGTAATATACATGACTAAACTTTTATTATTAGTACTATTTATTCTAATACCACTTACGTCAAATGCTATATCATTAAACGAATTAAGAAATAATCCTACCAAATATAAACTTGTATACTCAGATAGTTCAGGTGATCAATATGTTGATAATGATACTATTAATGTTATTAGATATGCACCACCGTACTATGTCATAAGCTCTACATCATATTTAGTATCTTATGAATATAATGTTCTATCCGAATTGCATAATACATATTTTTATGATTATAACAATAACATATCAACTTTACTTGAAAAAACGCACTCAGAGCAAGAGTTTGGTAGTCAAGTCACACAATACGCTGGTATCAAATATAAAACCAATAAAATAACTATATTTAATTATAACGGGGAGGTATATCAAGGTCCAATTTTAAGAAATGAATCGGCAAAGATTCCAAAAATATTATCGCCTGCATATGAATCCGCTATGTATTCGTTTTATAAATCTTATAATACTTATTTTAATATTCCATCAAAAATTCAAAAATTCTAATAACTTATAAGGAGTGTATTAATCCTATGATTAAAATCTTTTTCTATATATTATTAATACTATTTCCTATCACCACTAATGCCATTTCACTTCAAGAAATAAGGGATAATCCAACAAGATTCAAATACATCTATGCAGATAATAGAGGAGATGGATACGTAGATATTAGTAGTATCAATGTTATAAGATATGCACCTCCATATTATGTCATAAACTCATCTCTATATTTAGTTGATTATAGCAAAAGTGCAATAGCACAAATAAATAGTACTTATTTCTTCGACTACAGCCAGAATGTAACTTCAACTTTAGAAAAAAGTAAGAACAAAGCAGAGTTTACTAATAGAATCTTAAAATATGCAGGTATAAAACATAAGATTAATTCTATGCCAACATATGATTTTTCTGGTAACGTATTATCCACAACACCTTATTCTGGAAATATAACAACTCCAGCTCTTTTATCTCCAGCATATACAGCTGCTATGTTCTCATTTTATAATTCATATAATGAATACTTTAATCCACCAGATAAACATCAAAAGTTCTAATTATGTTTCCCAATAATCGTGATCAAAATATCATGATTATTGGGGTTTCTTTTTATAAGGAAATTAATTTTTTGATGGGACTACTTTATACCAAATGTAATAAAAAGAAATTACTATACCTGTGCAGCGACATTACGTAGGACGGAGCAAGCAGGTATAGTAATTTCTTTTTTACTAGTTAACACTAATATAACAGGGCCCCATCAAAAAATTAAATATCTTCACCCAGTTCGCGTAAGAGTTCTACAAACTCTTCTTCGTTCATAACTCGTATACCCAATTCATTTGCTTTAGTAAGCTTACTACCACTGTCTTCGCCAGCAATAACAAGGGTTGTTTTCTTAGAGACGGAACCTGTCACCTTAGCCCCATGAGCTTCAAGAATCTTACCAGCTTCACTGCGGCCCATAACTTCAAGTTTACCTGTGAGAACGACGATTTCGCCTTCCATTTGGTTGCCTGCTGCTTCAACAACATCTACAGTCATCTTAAGTCCTGCCGCTGTTAAACCTTCAATGATCTCTACATGAGCAGGATCTTGACGGTATTCAACGATACTATCTGCCATTGTAGGACCAATCTCTTCTACTGCAACGAGTTCTTCCTTAGTAATAGTCATGAATCGTTCCATAGATTTCACAACACTTGCAATTGTTCCGGCTGCCTTAGATCCAATTAGGCGAATACCGAGGCCATACAATACGCGGTCTAATCCACGAGTTTTAGAGTCTGCGATGGCTTTCACCAAATTCTCTGCAGATTTCTTACCCATCCGATCCATAGTAACTAATTGATCTACTGTTAAATGATATAAATCAACAACATTGGTGATTAATTTGTTATTGATTAGGTTTTCTACAATGCTAGGCCCGAGACCATCGATATTCATAGCATCGCGAGATGCAAAATGAATAATTTGTTCCTTTTCAATGGCAGGACAATGTTTATTCGTACAACGAACAGCGGCTTCACCTTCACGTCGAACTGTAGGCGATTCGCATACAGGACATGTATTAGGAATTGTGAAAGGCACTTCAGAACCAGTTCGTTTTTCTGGGACTACGCGGATAACCTCTGGAATAATCTCGGCTGCCTTGTGAATGATGACATGGTCACCAATACGAATATCTTTTTCATTGATGAAGTCTTGATTATGTAATGTAACACGACTTACATTCGTACCGGATACAAATACGGATTCCAACTCGCCTGTTGGCGTAAGAACACCTGTACGCCCTACATTGATAGTGATATCCTTAAGAACGGTTTCCACCTCTTCTGGAGGATATTTGTACGCTGTTGCCCATTTAGGGTCCTTAGCAGTACTGCCAAGTACCTCTTGATCATCAAAACTATTAACCTTAATTACCATACCGTCTGTGTCGTAAGGCAACTCATGACGCTTTTCACCCCAATAATTAATAGCCTCGATTACCTCGTCAATTGTTACACAAACGCGATAATGAGGATTTACAGAAAACTTAAACGTTTCTAAGCTTTGTAATAATTCCTCTTGGCTATGAATATTGGCACCCACTTCAGAACCGATTGCGTAGGCAAAGAATGCTAAATTACGACTAGCCGTAATCGCTGGATCTTGTTGACGTAAAGAACCTGCTGCTGCATTGCGAGGATTTACAAAGGTTGGTAAGCCCTCTTCATCACGTTCTTCATTAATGCGTTTAAATTCGCTATGAGGCATGTAGGCTTCACCGCGAACCTCGATAAATTCAGGTGCATTTTCGAGGTATAAAGGAATGGATTTAATAGTCCGCACATTGGCTGTAACATCTTCGCCAACGCGACCATCACCACGTGTTACAGCACGTACAAACATGCCATTTTCATAATGCAAATTGACAGCTAAGCCATCGATTTTAAGCTCTACTACATAAGCAGAAGGCTTATGACCCAATTCCTTTTCTACACGATTCGCGAACGCACGCACTTCATCAGCACTGAATACATTAGATAAGCTCAACATAGGGCGGCCATGAACGACCTTTTCAAAGGAGCCTTCCACCTTCATGCCTACCCGTTGTGTTGGGGAAGATGGCACAATATATTCAGGATGAGCTGTTTCTAAATCAACGAGCTCTCGATATTTTTTATCGTATTCAAAGTCACTCATTGTAGGAGCATCTTTTACATAGTATAAATACTGCGCATGAGTCAGCTCTTGTTGTAACTCTTTAATTCTATCTTTCGGATTCATCTTCTATCCTTTTATACAGAAAACAATTACCCCTTTTTAACAGGTGCAAATTTAGCCATTACCACACGTACACCTTGGGTTGGAAACTCAATAGTTAGCTTCATGCCAGCCCCTTCGCCAGCAACATTGATTACTTTCCCATTGCCCCACTTACTATGAATAGCTGTATCGCCAACTTTCCAGTCTGCAATCACCTCATTGCGAACAATTGGTTTTGTGACAGGGCGGCTAGTAACACTCATATGTTGTGGTACATGGCGCTTAATATCATCAGGAACTTTTCGTTTAGCACGTAAACCATCTACTAATTCTTCAGGAATTTCATCAATAAAGCGAGATGGCAAATAACTACTAGTACGTCCAAATACGGTACGCGTAGTAGCATTAGAAATATATAATTCCTTTTCAGCACGAGTAATACCTACATAGGCAAGACGACGTTCCTCTTCGATTTCCTCAGGGTTCATCAAGGTGCGGCTATGTGGGAATAAACCTTCCTCCAAGCCTCCTAAGAATACGATTGGGAACTCCAAACCTTTCGCAGCATGTAATGTCATTAAGGTCACTTTAGACTCTTCTTGCTCGAAGGAGTCAACATCATTAACGAGGGCTACTTGCTCTAAGAAATCCTCAACAGTCCCCGTTGGATTTGTATCTTGGAAGTCTTTAGCTACAGATAAAAGTTCACCAATATTCTCAGCGCGAGCCTGATCTTGTGGATCTGTACTTTCTTCCAACTGAGCCAAGTAACCAGTTCTATCTAGAATAGCCTCTAAAATATCGAGTACCGTTTTATCTTCCATTTCAGCTACAAGAGTAAAGATAAGAATGCCAAACTCTTCTAACTTTTCCTTTGTTTTACCCTTAATCGTATCTACTAGATGCAATTGTGTTAATGTCATGAACAAGGATGTGCCGTTTGCACGAGCATAGTCTTGTAGTTTAGCTACAGTAGTAGCACCAATACTACGCTTAGGTACATTGATGATGCGCAATAAGCTCAAATCATCGAATGGATTATATAACACACGTAGATATGCCAAAACGTCCTTAATTTCTTTACGATCGTAGAACTTTGTGCCCCCTACCATCGTATATGGCAGAGCCCGTTTGATGAGTGCTTCTTCAAGCACACGAGATTGAGCATTTGTACGGTACAAAATAGCCATATCACCATATGATACACCATGAATATCGTGCTTTTTAGCGATAGTATCGCCAATGAAAGCAGCTTCTTCATGTTCAGACTGAGCCGTAAAATGCTGAATTTTAGTCCCTTCTGTCTTATCTGTCCATAAATTTTTCTTAGGACGACCTTCGTTATTTTCAATTACTGCATTGGCTGCATCAAGAATAATCTTTGTAGAACGGTAGTTTTGTTCCAACTTAATAGATGTACAGTTCGGATAATCCTTTTCAAAGTCTAAGATATTTTGAATATCTGCACCACGCCAAGCGTAAATACTTTGATCAGCATCACCTACAACGGCAATATTTTTCCAATGAGATGCTAATAATTTAGCCAATAAATATTGGGCATGGTTCGTATCTTGATATTCGTCGATCATGACATAACGAAAACGCTTACTATACTTATCTAGAACAGCTTCATTAGATTGTAATAATTTTACTGCCACCAGCAAAAGGTCATCAAAGTCTAAGGCATTATTTTTGCGTAATTCCCGTTCATAATATTCATATACATCGGCTACCTTTTGTTGGTAAAAGTCCCGTGCTTGCTTTCTAAAATCAGAGGCAAATAGCAATTTATTCTTTGCATCTGAGATAGCAGCGATCATAGCACCTACAGGATAATATTTATCATCGAGGTTTAATGCCTTTAATGCAGCCTTGATAACCGCTTGAGAGTCAGATGTATCATAAATTGTAAAGTTACTGTTATAACCTAAGAAGTTATCTAGCTCAAAACGCAAGAATTTCGCACAGAAGCTATGGAATGTGCTGAGCCAAATTCGATTAGCTACATCGCCTACTAAGCCTTCTACACGACTTTTCATTTCTTTTGCCGCTTTATTGGTGAAAGTAATCGCCAAGATTTCATAAGGATTGACACCTTGAGCCAATAAATGTGCAATACGAACTGTTAAAACCTTTGTTTTACCAGATCCGGCACCGGCTAAAATCAATAAAGGGCCTTCCGTATGTTGAACGGCTTGTTGTTGCTCTTTATTTAAACCTGTTAATAATGAATTCATCGGAACACCCCTATCGCCCTTACATATACTATAATTTCATAATCATATAAATAGAGAAGAAGAACGTTGCAAGCAACGTTCTTTTCCCTTTGTATACTACTATACTATTTCATAGCACCAAGAATTGGTGGTACGATTTGTTTTTTACGAGACATAGTATTTGGCAAGAATACGCCATTGTCTTTAACTTCTTTTTCAAATGCTTTTGTTACTACAGCTTCTACATCACCGCTGAATAACAATGTAGTACTTTCATCAAGAATGTTTGTAACCATGATGTAAGATGCATCGTAGTTATTCGCAGTACGAAGAGCCTCTAGTGCAGCTACAAGCTCAGCTTGTTTAGCCAATACATCTGTTGTATCCATTACAGAAATTTGACCGATAGAAATCGTTTTACCTGCTTCGGAGAATTCTTTCATATCTGTACGAACGATATCATCGTTAGTCAAATCAGAAATATCAGCACCAGCTTTTAACATATCAAGACCATAAGACTCGATGTCAACGCCAGCGATTTCAGCCAATTTATGGGCCATTTCTTTATCTGTTTCTGTGCATGTTGGAGAACGGAATAATACAGTATCAGAAATGATAGCAGATAACATCAAGCCAGCAATATCTTTAGGAATTTCTTGATTGTTTTCCATGTACAATTTAGTAATGATTGTATTGGAGCAACCTACTGGTTCTAAACGCATGAATACAGGACCATCAGTTTCAAAATCACCAATGCGGTGATGATCTACAACACCACACATATTCATGGATTTATAACCATCGATGATTTGTTTGGATTCGTTATGGTCTGTTAAATATAAGTTGCCACCTTCTGGAGCAAACTCTTCCCAATTCTTAACGATTTGTGGGTGTTCAAAACCAAAATGATTCAATACATATGTTGTTTCTTTATTTCCTTCACCTGCACATACTGGAGTAGCTGGTGTACC is part of the Veillonella sp. genome and encodes:
- the ligA gene encoding NAD-dependent DNA ligase LigA, whose protein sequence is MNPKDRIKELQQELTHAQYLYYVKDAPTMSDFEYDKKYRELVDLETAHPEYIVPSSPTQRVGMKVEGSFEKVVHGRPMLSLSNVFSADEVRAFANRVEKELGHKPSAYVVELKIDGLAVNLHYENGMFVRAVTRGDGRVGEDVTANVRTIKSIPLYLENAPEFIEVRGEAYMPHSEFKRINEERDEEGLPTFVNPRNAAAGSLRQQDPAITASRNLAFFAYAIGSEVGANIHSQEELLQSLETFKFSVNPHYRVCVTIDEVIEAINYWGEKRHELPYDTDGMVIKVNSFDDQEVLGSTAKDPKWATAYKYPPEEVETVLKDITINVGRTGVLTPTGELESVFVSGTNVSRVTLHNQDFINEKDIRIGDHVIIHKAAEIIPEVIRVVPEKRTGSEVPFTIPNTCPVCESPTVRREGEAAVRCTNKHCPAIEKEQIIHFASRDAMNIDGLGPSIVENLINNKLITNVVDLYHLTVDQLVTMDRMGKKSAENLVKAIADSKTRGLDRVLYGLGIRLIGSKAAGTIASVVKSMERFMTITKEELVAVEEIGPTMADSIVEYRQDPAHVEIIEGLTAAGLKMTVDVVEAAGNQMEGEIVVLTGKLEVMGRSEAGKILEAHGAKVTGSVSKKTTLVIAGEDSGSKLTKANELGIRVMNEEEFVELLRELGEDI
- the pcrA gene encoding DNA helicase PcrA, yielding MNSLLTGLNKEQQQAVQHTEGPLLILAGAGSGKTKVLTVRIAHLLAQGVNPYEILAITFTNKAAKEMKSRVEGLVGDVANRIWLSTFHSFCAKFLRFELDNFLGYNSNFTIYDTSDSQAVIKAALKALNLDDKYYPVGAMIAAISDAKNKLLFASDFRKQARDFYQQKVADVYEYYERELRKNNALDFDDLLLVAVKLLQSNEAVLDKYSKRFRYVMIDEYQDTNHAQYLLAKLLASHWKNIAVVGDADQSIYAWRGADIQNILDFEKDYPNCTSIKLEQNYRSTKIILDAANAVIENNEGRPKKNLWTDKTEGTKIQHFTAQSEHEEAAFIGDTIAKKHDIHGVSYGDMAILYRTNAQSRVLEEALIKRALPYTMVGGTKFYDRKEIKDVLAYLRVLYNPFDDLSLLRIINVPKRSIGATTVAKLQDYARANGTSLFMTLTQLHLVDTIKGKTKEKLEEFGILIFTLVAEMEDKTVLDILEAILDRTGYLAQLEESTDPQDQARAENIGELLSVAKDFQDTNPTGTVEDFLEQVALVNDVDSFEQEESKVTLMTLHAAKGLEFPIVFLGGLEEGLFPHSRTLMNPEEIEEERRLAYVGITRAEKELYISNATTRTVFGRTSSYLPSRFIDEIPEELVDGLRAKRKVPDDIKRHVPQHMSVTSRPVTKPIVRNEVIADWKVGDTAIHSKWGNGKVINVAGEGAGMKLTIEFPTQGVRVVMAKFAPVKKG
- a CDS encoding manganese-dependent inorganic pyrophosphatase, translated to MSDVKTYVAGHKSPDTDSICSAISFANFLTQMGTPATPVCAGEGNKETTYVLNHFGFEHPQIVKNWEEFAPEGGNLYLTDHNESKQIIDGYKSMNMCGVVDHHRIGDFETDGPVFMRLEPVGCSNTIITKLYMENNQEIPKDIAGLMLSAIISDTVLFRSPTCTETDKEMAHKLAEIAGVDIESYGLDMLKAGADISDLTNDDIVRTDMKEFSEAGKTISIGQISVMDTTDVLAKQAELVAALEALRTANNYDASYIMVTNILDESTTLLFSGDVEAVVTKAFEKEVKDNGVFLPNTMSRKKQIVPPILGAMK